CGCCGAAGGCGACGAGCAGATCCCCGTTCCGCGCCGGGATCGGCTGCGGTACGGCAAGCCCGCGATCGCGCAGGCTCGCCATGAAGGCGAGTTCCGAAGCGAGCGCCGCGCCGGAATGATAGGCCGGGCGGTGCAGCCGCAACGCGGCCGGCTCGCCCCAGGCCAGCCGCACCTTGAAGACCGCGTTCTCGCGATACTTGATCAGCTCCGGCACCTGCTCCGGCAGGTCCCAGTGGGCAATGGCGGCAATCGCCCGGTCCGTCAGGGTCTCGACGATGCCTTCCATCGGCTCAAAGCCCGCCCAGAACGTCGTCGAGCGTCGCGAGCATCAGGTCGGCATTCTCCCTGGAGAAGGGCATGGGCGGGCGGATCTTGGTGGCGTTCTGGTGAATGCCGAGCTTGCCCATCAGCACGCCGCGCTCGCGCATGCCGTTGATGACGCGGGTGGCGATGTCTGCCGCGGGGGTCTTCTCCTGCCGGTCGAGCACCAGTTCGGCGCCGAAGAACAGGCCGCTGCCGCGCACATTGCCGATCAACGCATGTTTTTCGCCGAGCTTCTGCAGGCCCTGACGGGCATGGGCGCCGACATCGAGGGCGTTTGCCTGCAGCGTCTCGTCCTCCAGCACGTCGAGCACGGCCATGGCCGCCGCACAGGAGACCGGGTTACCGCCGAAGGTGTTGAAGTAGCGGAAGGCCTTGCGGAAAGCGTTCAGCGTATCCGTTCCCGCGACCACACCGCCGACAGGATGACCGTTGGCCATCGGCTTGCCGAGCGTGACGATATCGGGGACGATGCCCGCCTTCTGATGGCCCCACATATGGGTGCCGGTGCGGCCGAAGCCGGGCTGCACCTCGTCGCAGATGACGACACCGCCAGCCTTCTTCACCGCCGCGACCGCCGGGGCGAGGAAATTCTCCGGCAGGTCCGGGAAACCCTCATTGGCGAAGAAGGGATCGATGATCAGCGCGGAAAAGCCGAAGGGCGTTTCGGCGAGCGAGGCGATGGCCTCCTCCACCTTCGCCGCGAAGGCCGCGGCAAAGGCCGCGCCCCCCTCTCCGCCGAGCGGACGATAGGCGTCCGGCGCCGGCACATGGCGCACATGGCCGCCATAA
This genomic stretch from Roseateles sp. XES5 harbors:
- a CDS encoding aspartate aminotransferase family protein, whose translation is MGETQSLRARREKLLGRNMSLFYEDPVHLVKGEGVWLWDADGRKYLDCYNNVPHVGHCHPRVVEAICRQAATLNTHTRYLHEGILDYVERLTATFDASLDTAILTCTGSEANDVALRMAQAVTGRTGVIATDFTYHGNTTAVSQLSTRMPPVGGYGGHVRHVPAPDAYRPLGGEGGAAFAAAFAAKVEEAIASLAETPFGFSALIIDPFFANEGFPDLPENFLAPAVAAVKKAGGVVICDEVQPGFGRTGTHMWGHQKAGIVPDIVTLGKPMANGHPVGGVVAGTDTLNAFRKAFRYFNTFGGNPVSCAAAMAVLDVLEDETLQANALDVGAHARQGLQKLGEKHALIGNVRGSGLFFGAELVLDRQEKTPAADIATRVINGMRERGVLMGKLGIHQNATKIRPPMPFSRENADLMLATLDDVLGGL